The Streptomonospora litoralis genome window below encodes:
- a CDS encoding hotdog fold thioesterase, with translation MAIDADRLAGMLGGGGGGDLGERLGLEMLEASAERVVGRMPVDGNTQPYGLLHGGASCVLAETLGSVGSMIHAGEGRIAMGIEINATHHRSATSGHITGVATPVHRGRSLASWDIVITDDRDRRVCTSRLTCIIRDA, from the coding sequence ATGGCGATCGACGCGGACCGGCTGGCCGGGATGCTGGGCGGCGGCGGTGGAGGCGACCTCGGCGAGCGGCTCGGCCTGGAGATGCTGGAGGCCTCGGCCGAGCGCGTGGTCGGGCGGATGCCGGTCGACGGCAACACCCAGCCCTACGGCCTGCTGCACGGCGGTGCGTCGTGCGTGCTGGCCGAGACGCTGGGGTCGGTCGGTTCGATGATCCACGCGGGCGAGGGGCGCATCGCGATGGGCATCGAGATCAACGCCACCCACCACCGCAGCGCCACCTCGGGCCACATCACGGGTGTCGCCACGCCGGTCCACCGCGGCCGCTCGCTGGCGAGCTGGGACATCGTCATCACCGACGATCGGGACCGCCGGGTGTGCACGTCGCGGCTGACCTGCATCATCAGGGACGCCTGA
- the polA gene encoding DNA polymerase I: MATTQQTPGQNGTPTSRQGPPECGRLLLLDGHSMAFRAFYALPVEKFTTSTGQSTNAIYGFTSMLIKLLRDEQPTHIAVAWDLSGPTFRDEIYTDYKAGRAEAPAEFPSQVEFVQELLRMLGVTSVSVAGYEADDVIATLTARAREEGMETLIASGDRDAFQLVDESCTVLYPGRSVSDLTRMTPEAVETKYGVPPERYRDLAALVGEKADNLPGVPGVGPKTAAKWITKYGSLDELVARADELTGKAGQNLRDHLDQVLRNQQLNRLDPDVEVERPVRELTPGEADRSGVHTLFDNLEFASTLRDRLFAVLGDTEEGAPEAADEGFTVDLTVPAPGALGAWLEANASDGARCGLAVAGTWGAGTGGVGGLALASGSGPAIFVDPADLGAEDTAALASWLADPESPKALHDAKGPLLALWAQGFELHGLTSDTALAAYIVQPGGRKFELPDLCRRFLNRELGEQQGDSGQLSLDIGGAVADDDHRGAERLELATRARATLDLAAGLDLDLDKRGGAALLRDVELPLLRVLARMERTGIAADRGYLDSLEEEFAAAVRQAVDEAHRAVGREFNLGSPKQLQQILFEELDLPKTKRIKTGYTTDADALAWLAERTDNELPVILLRHRDQTRLRTTVEGLIKTIAEDGRIHTTYNQTVAATGRLSSVEPNLQNIPVRTDAGRRIRRAFVVGEGYADLLTADYSQIELRIMAHLSEDEALIEAFQTGHDFHAEIAARVFGIGVDEVDGEARARIKAMNYGLAYGLSEYGLSQQLGITPKEAKGLMDDFFVQFGGVRDYLRAVVDRARRDGYTETMLGRRRYLPDLTSDNRQRRDMAERMALNAPIQGSAADIIKVAMLDVEAGLREGGYRSRMLLQVHDELVLEVTEDELDNVRKLVSEKMSGAYDLRVPLAVSVGIGRDWHDAAH; encoded by the coding sequence GTGGCGACGACACAGCAGACCCCCGGACAGAACGGTACGCCCACGAGCCGGCAGGGCCCGCCCGAGTGCGGGCGGCTGCTGCTGCTGGACGGGCACTCCATGGCCTTCCGCGCGTTCTACGCGCTGCCGGTCGAGAAGTTCACCACCAGCACGGGCCAGTCCACCAACGCCATCTACGGCTTCACCTCGATGCTGATCAAGCTGCTGCGCGACGAGCAGCCCACCCACATCGCGGTCGCCTGGGACCTCTCCGGGCCCACGTTCCGGGACGAGATCTACACCGACTACAAGGCCGGCCGCGCCGAGGCCCCCGCGGAGTTCCCCTCGCAGGTGGAGTTCGTCCAGGAGCTGCTGCGGATGCTGGGCGTCACCAGCGTCTCCGTAGCCGGCTACGAAGCCGACGACGTCATCGCCACCCTCACCGCCCGCGCCCGCGAAGAGGGCATGGAGACCCTCATCGCCTCCGGCGACCGGGACGCGTTCCAGCTGGTCGACGAGAGCTGCACGGTGCTCTACCCCGGCCGCAGTGTCTCCGACCTCACCCGCATGACCCCCGAGGCCGTCGAGACCAAGTACGGCGTGCCGCCCGAGCGCTACCGCGACCTCGCCGCCCTTGTCGGCGAGAAAGCCGACAACCTGCCCGGCGTTCCCGGAGTGGGCCCCAAGACCGCCGCGAAGTGGATCACCAAGTACGGGTCGCTGGACGAGCTGGTCGCCCGCGCCGACGAGCTCACCGGCAAGGCCGGGCAGAACCTCCGCGACCACCTCGACCAGGTACTGCGCAACCAGCAGCTGAACCGCCTCGACCCCGACGTCGAGGTCGAGCGCCCCGTGCGCGAGCTCACCCCCGGCGAGGCCGACCGCTCGGGCGTGCACACCCTCTTCGACAACCTGGAATTCGCCTCCACCCTGCGCGACCGCCTCTTCGCCGTCCTGGGCGACACCGAGGAGGGCGCGCCGGAGGCCGCCGACGAAGGGTTCACCGTCGACCTCACCGTGCCCGCGCCCGGCGCGCTCGGCGCCTGGCTGGAGGCCAACGCCTCCGACGGCGCGCGCTGCGGGCTGGCCGTCGCGGGCACCTGGGGCGCGGGCACCGGCGGCGTCGGCGGTCTGGCCCTCGCCTCCGGCTCGGGCCCGGCGATCTTCGTCGACCCCGCCGACCTGGGCGCCGAGGACACCGCGGCACTGGCCTCCTGGCTCGCCGACCCGGAGAGCCCCAAGGCCCTGCACGACGCCAAGGGCCCGCTGCTGGCGCTGTGGGCGCAGGGTTTCGAGCTGCACGGCCTCACCAGCGACACCGCGCTGGCCGCCTACATCGTCCAGCCCGGCGGACGCAAGTTCGAGCTGCCCGACCTCTGCCGCCGCTTCCTCAACCGCGAGCTGGGCGAACAGCAGGGCGACTCCGGCCAGCTCTCCCTCGACATCGGGGGTGCGGTTGCAGACGACGACCACCGCGGGGCAGAGCGCCTGGAACTGGCGACCCGCGCCCGCGCCACCCTCGACCTGGCCGCGGGACTCGACCTCGATCTGGACAAGCGGGGCGGCGCCGCGCTGCTGCGCGACGTCGAGCTTCCGCTGCTGCGCGTGCTGGCGCGCATGGAGCGCACCGGAATCGCCGCGGACCGCGGCTACCTCGACTCGCTGGAGGAGGAGTTCGCCGCCGCGGTGCGCCAGGCGGTCGACGAGGCGCACCGGGCGGTGGGCCGGGAGTTCAACCTGGGCTCGCCCAAGCAGCTCCAGCAGATCCTCTTCGAGGAGCTGGACCTGCCCAAGACCAAGCGCATCAAGACCGGCTACACCACCGACGCCGACGCGCTCGCGTGGCTGGCCGAGCGCACCGACAACGAGCTGCCGGTCATCCTGCTGCGCCACCGCGACCAGACCCGGCTGCGCACCACCGTCGAGGGCCTGATCAAGACCATCGCCGAAGACGGCCGCATCCACACCACCTACAACCAGACCGTCGCCGCCACGGGCCGCCTCAGCTCGGTCGAGCCCAACCTGCAGAACATCCCGGTGCGTACCGACGCCGGCCGCCGCATCCGGCGCGCCTTCGTGGTGGGCGAGGGCTACGCCGACCTCCTCACGGCCGACTACAGCCAGATCGAGCTGCGGATCATGGCCCACCTCTCCGAGGACGAGGCGCTCATCGAGGCGTTCCAGACCGGTCACGACTTCCACGCCGAGATCGCGGCACGGGTGTTCGGCATCGGCGTCGACGAGGTCGACGGCGAGGCCCGCGCCCGGATCAAGGCGATGAACTACGGCCTGGCCTACGGGCTCAGCGAGTACGGGCTCTCTCAGCAGCTGGGCATCACCCCCAAGGAGGCCAAGGGCCTCATGGACGACTTCTTCGTCCAGTTCGGCGGCGTCCGCGACTACCTGCGCGCCGTCGTCGACCGCGCCCGCCGCGACGGCTACACCGAGACCATGCTCGGTCGGCGCCGCTACCTGCCCGACCTCACCAGCGACAACCGCCAGCGCCGCGACATGGCCGAGCGCATGGCGCTGAACGCGCCCATCCAGGGCTCGGCCGCCGACATCATCAAGGTCGCCATGCTCGACGTCGAAGCCGGGCTGCGCGAGGGGGGTTACCGCTCGCGGATGCTGCTTCAGGTGCACGACGAGCTCGTACTGGAGGTCACCGAGGACGAGCTCGACAACGTCCGGAAACTGGTTTCGGAAAAGATGTCGGGCGCCTATGATCTCCGGGTGCCGCTGGCCGTTTCGGTGGGAATCGGCCGCGACTGGCACGACGCCGCGCACTGA
- the arfB gene encoding alternative ribosome rescue aminoacyl-tRNA hydrolase ArfB — protein sequence MPSDTRGGGREAPAVGLRDNELAWRFSRSGGPGGQHANTADTRVSLSLDVAATEALTSEQRERALRRLCGRLSGTVLTVTVEEHRSQARNRELARERLAEVLASAAAPGPRSRRPTKPTRGSKERRLAAKKRRSQVKRMRGRGGED from the coding sequence ATGCCGTCGGACACACGCGGAGGCGGGCGCGAAGCACCCGCGGTCGGGCTGCGCGACAACGAACTCGCCTGGCGCTTCTCCCGCTCCGGCGGTCCGGGCGGCCAGCACGCCAACACGGCCGACACCCGGGTTTCGCTGTCGCTGGACGTCGCCGCCACCGAGGCGCTCACCTCCGAGCAGCGCGAGCGGGCACTGCGCCGGCTCTGTGGACGGCTGAGCGGGACCGTGCTGACCGTCACGGTCGAGGAGCACCGATCCCAGGCACGCAACCGCGAACTCGCCCGGGAGCGGCTCGCCGAGGTGCTTGCCTCCGCCGCCGCCCCCGGTCCCCGGTCGCGGCGGCCCACCAAGCCCACCCGCGGCTCCAAGGAGCGCCGCCTCGCCGCCAAGAAGCGCCGTTCCCAGGTCAAGCGGATGCGCGGGCGCGGCGGCGAGGATTGA
- the rpsA gene encoding 30S ribosomal protein S1 — protein sequence MTSSTEVTSTPQVAVNDIGSEEAFLAAIDETIKYFNDGDIVEGTIVKVDRDEVLLDIGYKTEGVIPSRELSIKHDVDPGEVVTVGDHVEALVLQKEDKEGRLILSKKRAQYERAWGTIEKIKEEEGVVTGTVIEVVKGGLILDIGLRGFLPASLVEMRRVRDLQPYVGRELEAKIIELDKNRNNVVLSRRAWLEQTQSEVRQTFLNTLQKGQIRKGVVSSIVNFGAFVDLGGVDGLVHVSELSWKHIDHPSEVVEVGQEVTVEVLDVDMERERVSLSLKATQEDPWQQFARTHQIGQVVPGKVTKLVPFGAFVRVEEGIEGLVHISELAERHVEIPEQVVQVGTEIFVKIIDIDLDRRRISLSLKQANESVSPDQVDFDPTLYGMAADYDEQGNYKYPEGFDPESGEWLEGFEVQRDEWERQYAMAQSRFEAHRKQVEDAQAAEAEAGPEQPYEGGEPAAAPSNTGTGGGGGGGAEPDTGGALASDEALAALREKLAGGSEG from the coding sequence ATGACGAGCAGCACAGAGGTAACCTCGACACCCCAGGTAGCGGTCAACGACATCGGGTCCGAGGAAGCCTTCCTCGCGGCGATCGACGAGACCATCAAATACTTCAACGACGGTGACATTGTCGAAGGCACCATCGTGAAGGTCGATCGAGACGAGGTCTTGCTCGACATCGGCTACAAGACCGAGGGTGTTATCCCGTCCCGGGAACTGTCGATCAAGCACGACGTCGACCCCGGCGAGGTCGTGACCGTCGGCGACCACGTCGAGGCCCTCGTCCTCCAGAAGGAGGACAAGGAAGGCCGCCTCATCCTGTCCAAGAAGCGCGCCCAGTACGAGCGCGCCTGGGGCACGATCGAGAAGATCAAGGAAGAGGAAGGCGTCGTCACCGGCACCGTGATCGAGGTCGTCAAGGGTGGTCTGATTCTCGACATCGGACTCCGCGGCTTCCTCCCGGCCTCGCTCGTCGAGATGCGCCGCGTGCGCGACCTCCAGCCCTACGTGGGCCGCGAGCTCGAGGCCAAGATCATCGAGCTCGACAAGAACCGCAACAACGTCGTGCTCTCCCGCCGGGCCTGGCTGGAGCAGACGCAGTCGGAGGTCCGCCAGACCTTCCTCAACACCCTGCAGAAGGGCCAGATCCGCAAGGGCGTCGTGTCCTCCATCGTCAACTTCGGCGCCTTCGTCGACCTCGGCGGCGTCGACGGTCTGGTGCACGTCTCGGAGCTGTCCTGGAAGCACATCGACCACCCCAGCGAGGTCGTCGAGGTGGGCCAGGAGGTCACCGTCGAGGTGCTCGACGTCGACATGGAGCGCGAGCGCGTCTCCCTGTCCCTCAAGGCCACCCAGGAAGACCCCTGGCAGCAGTTCGCCCGCACGCACCAGATCGGCCAGGTCGTTCCCGGCAAGGTCACCAAGCTGGTGCCGTTCGGCGCGTTCGTCCGCGTCGAGGAGGGCATCGAGGGCCTCGTGCACATCTCCGAGCTGGCCGAGCGCCACGTGGAGATCCCCGAGCAGGTCGTGCAGGTCGGCACCGAGATCTTCGTCAAGATCATCGACATCGACCTCGACCGCCGGCGCATCAGCCTCTCGCTGAAGCAGGCCAACGAGAGCGTCTCGCCCGACCAGGTCGACTTCGACCCCACGCTGTACGGCATGGCGGCCGACTACGACGAGCAGGGCAACTACAAGTACCCCGAGGGCTTCGACCCCGAGAGCGGCGAGTGGCTCGAAGGCTTCGAGGTCCAGCGCGACGAGTGGGAGCGCCAGTACGCCATGGCGCAGTCCCGCTTCGAGGCGCACCGCAAGCAGGTCGAGGACGCCCAGGCGGCCGAGGCCGAGGCCGGCCCCGAGCAGCCCTACGAGGGCGGTGAGCCCGCGGCCGCCCCGAGCAACACCGGCACCGGCGGCGGTGGCGGTGGCGGCGCCGAGCCCGACACCGGCGGCGCCCTCGCCTCCGACGAGGCGCTGGCCGCGCTGCGCGAGAAGCTCGCGGGCGGCTCCGAGGGCTAG